The Camelina sativa cultivar DH55 chromosome 14, Cs, whole genome shotgun sequence genome includes a window with the following:
- the LOC104740437 gene encoding lipoxygenase 3, chloroplastic-like encodes MALAKELMGYPLITERSSSFVSPASHFKKRTQTTHFSINPFDRRPRKTKSGVVAAISEDLIKTLRTSTTTGDRKSEEEEKAAVKFKVRAVVTVRNKNKEDLKDTIAKHFDAFADKIGRNIVLELISTQLDPKTKLPKKSNAAILKDWSKKSKSKAERVHYTAEFTVDAAFGMPGAITVMNKHQKEFFLESIAIEGFALGPVHFPCNSWVQSQNDHPEKRIFFTNQPYLPNETPGGLRVLREKELKYLRGDGSAVRKLSDRIYDFDVYNDLGNPDKSSELSRPKLGGREIPYPRRCRTGRQSTVTDKEVESRVEKPLPLYVPRDEQFEESKQETFAAGRQKAVLHHLIPSLKASIVAEDFADFGEIDSLYKEGLLLKLGFQDDIFKKFPLPKVVVDTLQESSKGLLKYDTPKILSKDKNAWLRDDEFARQAIAGINPVNIERVTTFPPVSDLDPKVYGPQHSALTDDHIIGHLDGFSVQKALEENRLYMLDYHDIFLPFLDRINALDGRKAYATRTIFFLTRRGTLKPVAIELSLPFHGPKHRSKRVVTPPVDATSNWVWQLAKAHVSSNDAGVHQLVNHWLRTHACLEPFIIAAHRQLSAMHPIFKLLDPHMRYTLEINALARQSLISADGVIEGGFTAGAYGMEMSAAAYKSSWRFDKEGLPADLIRRGMAIPDETQPHGLKLLIEDYPYANDGLLLWSAIQTWVRTYVERYYPNPNLIKIDTELQLWYSESINVGHADLRDAEWWPELSTVDDLVSILTTIIWLASAQHAALNFGQYPYGGYVPNRPPLMRRLIPDESDPEYASFISDPERYYFSSVPSLAQTSKFMAVVDTLSTHSPDEEYIGERQQPSIWTGDAEIVDAFYGFAAEIGRIEKEIEKRNSDPDRRNRCGAGVLPYELLVPSSEPGVTCRGVPNSVSI; translated from the exons ATGGCCTTAGCTAAAGAGTTAATGGGTTATCCTCTTATCACAGAAAGGTCATCATCATTTGTTTCGCCGGCGTCGCATTTCAAGAAGAGGACACAGACAACACATTTCTCCATCAACCCTTTTGATCGGAGACCAAGAAAGACAAAATCCGGTGTGGTTGCGGCCATCAGCGAAGATTTGATCAAAACGCTGCGTACTTCCACAACCACCGGAGACAGAAAGagcgaggaggaggagaaagcgGCTGTGAAGTTCAAGGTGAGAGCTGTGGTTACTGTGAGGAACAAGAACAAGGAGGATTTGAAAGACACTATTGCTAAGCATTTTGATGCTTTTGCCGATAAAATAGGTAGAAACATCGTCTTGGAGCTTATTAGCACCCAACTTGATCCAA AAACGAAGTTGCCAAAGAAGAGCAATGCGGCGATTTTAAAGGATTGGTCaaagaaatcgaaatcgaaGGCAGAGAGAGTTCACTACACGGCAGAGTTCACGGTGGACGCAGCGTTTGGGATGCCGGGAGCCATCACCGTTATGAATAAACATCAGAAAGAGTTTTTCTTGGAGAGCATAGCCATCGAAGGCTTCGCACTTGGTCCTGTTCACTTTCCATGCAATTCTTGGGTTCAGTCCCAAAATGATCACCCAGAGAAACGAATCTTCTTCACTAATCAG CCGTATTTGCCGAATGAGACACCAGGCGGACTAAGAGTACTGAGGGAGAAAGAGTTGAAGTATCTAAGAGGAGATGGGAGTGCAGTGAGAAAACTATCAGACAGAATTTACGACTTTGATGTTTACAACGACCTTGGAAATCCTGACAAGTCGTCTGAACTCTCTCGCCCCAAACTCGGCGGCAGAGAGATTCCTTACCCTAGACGATGTCGTACCGGTCGTCAATCAACCGTTACTG ATAAAGAAGTGGAGAGCCGAGTAGAGAAGCCATTACCGTTGTACGTGCCACGAGACGAGCAGTTCGAAGAGTCAAAGCAGGAAACTTTCGCTGCAGGGAGGCAAAAAGCGGTCTTACACCACCTAATTCCGTCGCTCAAAGCTAGTATTGTAGCTGAGGACTTTGCTGACTTCGGCGAAATCGATAGTCTCTATAAAGAAGGCTTGTTACTCAAGTTAGGGTTTCAAGATGACATCTTTAAGAAGTTCCCTTTGCCTAAGGTCGTCGTTGATACCCTCCAAGAATCTTCTAAAGGACTCCTCAAATACGACACTCCCAAAATACTATCAA AGGATAAAAACGCATGGCTACGAGATGACGAGTTCGCACGTCAAGCAATAGCTGGAATCAATCCAGTGAACATTGAGAGAGTCACGACTTTTCCACCGGTCAGCGATCTTGACCCCAAGGTCTACGGTCCACAACACTCCGCTCTTACTGACGACCACATCATCGGCCACCTTGACGGATTCTCCGTACAAAAA GCGTTAGAAGAGAATAGACTGTATATGTTGGATTACCATGACATATTCTTACCATTCTTAGACCGGATCAATGCGCTAGACGGACGCAAAGCTTATGCTACAAGAACCATTTTCTTCTTGACCCGTCGAGGCACACTTAAGCCGGTAGCCATTGAGCTAAGCCTCCCATTTCACGGCCCCAAACATCGGTCCAAGCGTGTGGTTACACCTCCAGTCGATGCAACCTCCAACTGGGTGTGGCAACTCGCTAAAGCCCACGTTAGTTCTAACGACGCTGGTGTCCATCAGCTTGTCAATCACTG GTTACGGACCCATGCGTGCTTAGAGCCATTTATAATAGCTGCACATAGACAATTGAGCGCTATGCATCCCATATTCAAGCTATTGGATCCGCACATGAGATACACGTTGGAAATTAATGCATTGGCTAGACAATCGTTGATCAGTGCAGATGGTGTGATCGAAGGAGGCTTTACTGCTGGCGCTTACGGCATGGAAATGAGCGCCGCCGCATACAAAAGCAGCTGGCGGTTCGACAAGGAAGGCCTCCCCGCCGATCTCATTCGCAG aGGAATGGCAATACCAGACGAAACACAACCACATGGTCTAAAACTCCTAATCGAAGACTATCCATACGCCAACGACGGCCTTTTACTCTGGTCCGCTATCCAAACCTGGGTCCGAACCTACGTGGAACGATACTACCCAAACCCGAACCTAATAAAAATAGACACGGAGCTACAATTATGGTACTCCGAATCGATCAACGTCGGCCACGCCGACCTCCGCGACGCGGAGTGGTGGCCGGAGTTATCAACCGTCGACGACCTCGTCTCGATCCTCACCACCATAATCTGGCTCGCCTCAGCTCAACACGCCGCTCTCAACTTCGGACAATACCCGTACGGAGGATACGTCCCAAACCGGCCACCGTTGATGCGGCGGTTGATCCCAGACGAGTCGGATCCGGAGTACGCGAGCTTTATATCCGATCCGGAGAGGTATTACTTCTCGTCGGTGCCGAGTTTGGCGCAGACGTCGAAGTTCATGGCCGTGGTTGATACGTTGTCGACGCATTCGCCGGATGAAGAGTATATAGGGGAGAGACAACAGCCGTCGATATGGACCGGAGATGCGGAGATCGTTGACGCGTTTTATGGGTTTGCGGCGGAGATAGGAAggatagagaaagagattgagaaaagGAACTCTGATCCTGACCGTAGAAATAGGTGTGGGGCTGGTGTTTTGCCTTATGAGTTGTTGGTTCCCAGTTCTGAGCCTGGTGTTACCTGTAGAGGTGTTCCTAATAGTGTATCCATATGA